From a single Aspergillus puulaauensis MK2 DNA, chromosome 2, nearly complete sequence genomic region:
- a CDS encoding uncharacterized protein (TransMembrane:2 (i113-135o141-161i)) — translation MPYTKRNSRPPRRFDPQKRIEELQSFLQDESYARFRPDIEEAIRLYTTRQLPKLRTRRTIIQHGKMVVSLDKVDYPRGLWVEEYPFQEIPTPGLKEVFSQCEPQPPSTSNYTIGCLLMLCIARLLYVRIVVYLLSTINSPLLHLASFVVDVIMVYYMLCFISPYLRYYCGLDLETLPDIRLVILRR, via the exons ATGCCCTATACTAAACGCAACTCGAGGCCACCGCGCCGCTTTGATCCTCAAAAAAGAATTGAAGAACTCCAATCCTTCCTCCAAGACGAGAGCTACGCGAGGTTCAGACCTGACATTGAAGAAGCGATCCGTCTCTATACAACCAGGCAGCTCCCGAAACTACGGACTCGTCGTACCATTATCCAACATGGCAAGATGGTGGTGTCGCTGGATAAAGTGGATTACCCCCGGGGGCTTTGGGTTGAA GAGTACCCATTCCAGGAAATCCCAACCCCCGGTCTTAAAGAAGTTTTTTCACAGTGCGAGCCACAGCCGCCGTCAACGTCGAACTATACAATCGGTTGCCTGTTAATGCTTTGTATAGCTCGACTCTTATATGTCCGGATTGTTGTTTATCTTCTATCTACGATAAACAGCCCCCTTTTGCACCTGGCTTCTTTTGTTGTCGATGTTATTATGGTATATTATATGTTATGTTTTATTTCTCCGTATCTTCGTTACTACTGCGGATTGGATCTTGAGACTTTGCCTGACATTCGGCTTGTAATTTTACGACGTTGA
- a CDS encoding glycosyltransferase family protein (COG:Q;~EggNog:ENOG410Q28W;~InterPro:IPR036291,IPR002347;~PFAM:PF08659,PF00106;~go_process: GO:0055114 - oxidation-reduction process [Evidence IEA]), protein MATPLVGTAIITGGNGSLGSEIAIGIAKTQPYVHLLLVARDIRSESVKDVRERIRLIGPRSLEFVKVDLASFNSVVSFSDITVERVQNKEIPPVTLLINCAAMSSYVTDQVTRDGHDPVYQTNCIAPFLLTVSLLEAFRAGDGTPNGGARVINIGCSSMSKGTPDYFENPDPNVSICPGKPLGAKEATKRFGSSKLLMSAAMYALRRSLVLTGNISLNIYTLDPGGMTNDVHSATIAPLSVRMAHQTRSGLRPFLRVFSKSAINKASVPAKVISKVAFQRDTVENWGRERYYILDSEYEAGSVIPAIRDHKQMDALLKKMLQQVEVGVKGMGSPSSRVSRLSG, encoded by the exons ATGGCGACCCCGCTGGTCGGTACTGCCATCATCACAGGAGGAAATGGGTCGCTCGGGTCGGAAATAGCCATCGGGATTGCGAAAACTCAGCCATACGTCCACCTGCTACTTGTTGCGCGCGATATCAGATCTGAGAGCGTCAAAGATGTGAGGGAACGAATCCGACTGATTGGGCCCCGGTCCCTCGAGTTTGTCAAGGTAGACCTCGCAAGTTTCAATTCGGTTGTCAGCTTCTCCGACATTACAGTTGAGAGGGTCcaaaataaagaaattccTCCAGTGACACTATTGATCAACTGCGCCGCCATGTCGTCATACGTCACCGACCAGGTAACACGAGATGGCCACGACCCTGTCTACCAAACGAACTGCATCGCGCCATTCTTATTGACGGTCAGTCTGCTTGAAGCATTCAGAGCAGGTGATGGCACCCCGAATGGCGGCGCACGGGTGATCAATATTGGATGTTCTTCCATGTCAAAGGGTACACCCGACTATTTTGAGAACCCAGATCCAAATGTGAGCATATGTCCTGGAAAGCCGCTGGGTGCGAAAGAAGCGACCAAGCGCTTCGGAAGTAGTAAGCTCTTAATGAGTGCGGCTATGTATGCGCTGCGGCGAAgcttggtgttg ACCGGAAACATTTCCCTCAACATATACACCCTCGATCCAGGAGGAATGACCAACGATGTGCACTCGGCAACTATCGCCCCATTATCGGTGAGAATGGCCCACCAAACACGATCTGGGCTTCGACCGTTCCTGCGGGTATTTTCCAAGAGTGCCATCAACAAGGCTAGTGTTCCAGCCAAAGTGATATCGAAAGTTGCATTCCAGCGCGACACAGTGGAGAACTGGGGCAGGGAACGGTATTATATCTTGGACAGCGAGTACGAGGCCGGATCCGTCATTCCTGCGATACGAGACCACAAGCAAATGGATGCACTGCTAAAGAAAATGTTGCAGCAAGTTGAGGTCGGGGTCAAGGGGATGGGttccccctcctcaaggGTATCGCGGTTAAGTGGCTGA
- the nbp35 gene encoding Fe-S cluster-binding ATPase (COG:D;~EggNog:ENOG410PHVZ;~InterPro:IPR019591,IPR027417,IPR033756,IPR028601, IPR000808;~PFAM:PF10609,PF01656;~go_function: GO:0005524 - ATP binding [Evidence IEA];~go_function: GO:0051536 - iron-sulfur cluster binding [Evidence IEA];~go_function: GO:0051539 - 4 iron, 4 sulfur cluster binding [Evidence IEA];~go_process: GO:0016226 - iron-sulfur cluster assembly [Evidence IEA]) yields the protein MAPHFTEPTSTYLEPPSKAPPNLVAPEPEHCPGPESDQAGQGDACAGCPNQSICSSAPKGPDPDIPLITSRLASVRHKILVLSGKGGVGKSTFSSLLAHGFASNPDSTVGIMDTDICGPSIPKMMGVESETIHVSNAGWSPVWVSDNLGVMSVQFMLPNRDDAVIWRGPKKNGLIKQFLKDVDWGDMDYLVVDTPPGTSDEHLSVNSLLKESGVDGAVVVTTPQEVSLLDVRKEIDFCRKAGIRVLGLVENMSGFVCPSCDHESKIFRATTGGGKKLAKKMGIPFLGAVPLDPRVGMACDYGESFVDNFPDSPASVAIKQVVRAVGGFVGEDPDDVLPVEAE from the exons ATGGCGCCCCATTTCACGGAACCTACTTCGACCTACCTCGAGCCGCCATCAAAAGCGCCTCCGAATCTAGTCGCTCCCGAGCCAG AACACTGTCCAGGCCCCGAATCGGACCAAGCAGGTCAAGGAGATGCCTGCGCAGGCTGTCCCAACCAATCCATCTGCTCCTCCGCGCCCAAAGGTCCCGATCCTGACATCCCCCTCATAACCTCCCGACTCGCATCCGTCCGCCACAAAATCCTTGTCCTCTCAGGAAAAGGCGGCGTTGGAAAGTCCACTTTTTCATCTCTCCTTGCACACGGCTTCGCATCAAACCCAGACTCTACAGTTGGGATCATGGACACAGACATTTGCGGGCCCAGCATCCCCAAGATGATGGGTGTCGAGTCAGAGACCATCCACGTTAGCAACGCGGGTTGGAGCCCGGTGTGGGTATCGGATAACCTAGGCGTGATGAGCGTACAATTTATGCTCCCGAATCGCGATGATGCGGTGATCTGGCGTGGTCCGAAGAAGAATGGTCTCATTAAGCAGTTTCTGAAGGATGTGGATTGGGGCGACATGGATTATTTGGTTGTCGATACGCCGCCCGGTACCTCGGACGAGCATCTTTCTGTAAATTCCCTGCTGAAGGAATCCGGGGTTGATGGTGCTGTTGTCGTCACCACACCGCAGGAGGTTTCGCTTCTTGATGTCCGGAAAGAAATTGATTTCTGTCGAAAGGCCGGGATCCGCGTCCTTGGGCTCGTTGAGAATATGTCTGGGTTTGTTTGTCCGAGTTGTGACCATGAGTCGAAGATCTTCCGGGCTACAACGGGTGGAGGAAAGAAGcttgcgaagaagatggggatTCCATTCCTAGGCGCTGTCCCTCTGGACCCGAGAGTTGGGATGGCTTGTGACTATGGGGAGAGTTTTGTCGATAATTTCCCGGACAGCCCGGCATCTGTGGCTATCAAGCAGGTTGTAAGGGCTGTTGGAGGGTTTGTTGGTGAGGATCCAGATGATGTTTTACCGGTTGAAGCGGAGTGA
- the CHO2 gene encoding phosphatidylethanolamine N-methyltransferase (BUSCO:EOG09260EZT;~COG:I;~EggNog:ENOG410PFFD;~InterPro:IPR007318,IPR016219;~PFAM:PF04191;~TransMembrane:9 (i95-114o120-142i211-231o237-256i315-333o429-453i484-503o509-530i572-605o);~go_function: GO:0004608 - phosphatidylethanolamine N-methyltransferase activity [Evidence IEA];~go_process: GO:0006644 - phospholipid metabolic process [Evidence IEA]) produces MPLSVPTTFFPSTLEIMDRGLSTGAHHSDDGLRERNVAAQSDLNVNTEKSAVSDDNGKDKAGKTFGRTPDGTVFTVPQTHDMVSQLLSPSEPKNLSDLIVLTIIAAHIILLWQLPSGAKIPVFAVIYLFWRSCYNAGIGWLLHNQSHHKTLVRWAEKSQIFVNPATGKNPYSQLYYLIKRELETKIPNDYSFEEAPLEYNTWLVFRRLVDLILMCDFASYCLFAIACSHHPANESVLMTILRWASGIALFMFNLWVKLDAHRVVKDYAWYWGDFFYLVDQELTFDGVFEMAPHPMYSVGYAGYYGISLMAASYKVLFISIIAHAAQFAFLVLVENPHIDKTYNPPPPRKRTINEQDAESTRSQSPEYPNAPSQSEENVPYAPKFSSPPPAVHNLLGLHNLDLHRITDTSSILVQFLMFSLTALTPSTPWYQLLFVVNAAVWRLWYSVGIGYLLNRQSNCKSWTRHFVKYGETPHEAWNQWKGTYHLSMVMCYASFIAAVWKMYTLPSDWGYGLAILRHVLGAGLISLQIWTSVSVYESLGEFGWFYGDFFFDESPKLTYNGIYRFLNNPERVLGLAGVWGAVLITTSGTVAFLAFLSHILGVGFIQFVERPHMQKLYGRSLRQDAGLVKSLKRSLPPPLKQLHGSVDKMFDESYEFIEDIIDTARPKLAAGVSSFVRDTTALFQTYPARVTIARIDADLAGYDLRDYSLSVEANFLPLDEGDLSKEGDNAQTPPDRRGDLENLVLPYGATVKVKWTAPLNHSKKDWIALYKVTDNTSREVSRVSSQGRWVAVNEGSYDNLTCEQGIVTSDVVVSTSQGSNGEKHDIATGEVTFSGDKLFWTQGVFEFRYHHNGKHNVMALSRPFEIRIPRFEEEDHFDMSQTAVERSILPVIQNCFDQNPDVAPETVEEQYGSLVDRDGKFAKRVVFAVHQMFGVEFAPEVVRSDGNVRNLAWRICNAKRVLRSASLTSPAPDT; encoded by the exons ATGCCGCTCTCAGTCCCAACaactttctttccttcaacGCTCGAAATCATGGATCGCGGCCTCTCAACAGGCGCCCATCATTCTGATGATGGGCTTCGGGAAAGAAATGTGGCCGCTCAATCTGACCTAAATGTCAATACCGAGAAATCAGCTGTCTCAGATGACAATGGCAAGGACAAGGCTGGCAAGACCTTTGGTCGTACTCCGGATGGCACGG TGTTCACTGTACCTCAAACCCATGATATGGTCTCCCAGCTCTTGTCACCCTCCGAACCAAAGAACCTCTCTGATCTCATTGTATTGACGATAATTGCTGCTCACATTATTCTGCTATGGCAGCTTCCTTCAGGGGCCAAGATCCCCGTCTTTGCGGTCATCTACCTCTTCTGGCGCTCATGTTACAATGCTGGGATTGGATGGTTACTCCACAACCAGTCTCATCACAAGACCCTCGTTCGTTGGGCTGAAAAATCTCAGATATTCGTGAACCCTGCCACTGGCAAAAACCCCTATTCTCAGCTATACTACCTGATCAAACGTGAACTGGAAACCAAAATCCCCAATGACTATTCCTTCGAGGAAGCGCCGCTTGAGTATAACACTTGGCTTGTCTTTAGACGCCTTGTGGATCTGATCTTGATGTGCGATTTCGCCTCTTACTGCCTCTTTGCGATAGCCTGTAGTCACCACCCTGCTAACGAGAGCGTGCTGATGACTATCCTGCGATGGGCTTCTGGCATCGCGTTGTTCATGTTCAACCTCTGGGTCAAACTAGATGCACACCGAGTGGTCAAGGACTACGCGTGGTACTGGGGTGACTTCTTTTATCTCGTTGACCAAGAGTTGACGTTTGATGGGGTCTTTGAGATGGCACCACATCCCATGTATTCGGTCGGATATGCCGGCTATTACGGTATTTCGCTAATGGCAGCGAGCTATAAAGTGCTGTTCATCTCTATTATCGCCCATGCAGCTCAATTCGCATTCCTCGTGCTGGTCGAGAACCCACATATTGACAAAACGTACAACCCACCCCCACCGCGAAAACGTACTATCAACGAACAGGACGCAGAGTCTACCCGATCGCAGTCTCCGGAATATCCAAATGCGCCATCCCAGTCTGAAGAAAATGTACCCTATGCGCCAAAGTTTAGCAGCCCACCTCCAGCTGTCCACAACCTCCTAGGGCTCCACAATCTAGATCTGCATAGAATCACGGATACTTCTTCCATACTCGTCCAGTTCCTCATGTTCTCTCTGACTGCTCTGACACCTTCGACACCCTGGTACCAGCTCCTATTCGTGGTCAATGCCGCTGTATGGAGGCTCTGGTACTCAGTGGGCATCGGGTATCTTCTCAACAGACAGTCAAATTGTAAATCGTGGACCCGACACTTTGTCAAATATGGCGAAACTCCCCACGAGGCATGGAATCAATGGAAGGGCACATATCACCTAAGCATGGTTATGTGTTACGCGAGCTTCATTGCTGCTGTATGGAAGATGTACACACTCCCGTCTGACTGGGGCTACGGTCTTGCCATCCTCCGCCACGTGCTGGGTGCGGGCCTGATCTCCCTGCAGATTTGGACCTCTGTGAGCGTCTACGAATCACTTGGTGAATTTGGCTGGTTCTACGGggatttcttctttgatGAGTCGCCTAAATTGACCTACAATGGCATCTATCGCTTCTTGAACAATCCTGAGCGCGTCCTGGGTCTTGCAGGTGTGTGGGGAGCAGTTCTCATCACTACCAGTGGCACGGTCGCATTTCTCGCCTTCCTAAGCCATATCCTAGGCGTGGGCTTCATTCAATTTGTGGAAAGACCTCACATGCAGAAGCTGTATGGCCGGAGCTTGCGTCAAGATGCAGGTCTTGTTAAGAGCCTGAAGCGGTCTCTGCCGCCGCCTTTAAAGCAACTGCATGGAAGCGTGGACAAGATGTTCGACGAGTCATATGAGTTTATTGAAGATATCATCGATACAGCGCGACCAAAACTGGCTGCCGGTGTAAGCTCATTTGTTCGGGACACAACGGCACTTTTCCAAACTTATCCTGCCCGTGTTACCATTGCACGCATCGACGCCGATCTAGCCGGCTATGATCTGCGAGACTACTCTCTTTCGGTTGAAGCAAACTTTTTACCTCTTGATGAAGGCGATCTCAGCAAGGAGGGGGATAACGCACAAACCCCTCCTGATCGGCGCGGTGACTTGGAGAACCTGGTCCTCCCATACGGCGCAACAGTAAAGGTTAAGTGGACTGCACCCCTCAATCATAGCAAAAAGGACTGGATCGCTCTCTACAAGGTCACCGATAACACGTCCCGTGAGGTTTCCCGCGTATCCTCCCAAGGAAGATGGGTTGCGGTCAACGAAGGCTCCTACGACAATCTCACCTGCGAGCAAGGCATCGTTACCAGCGATGTAGTTGTTTCAACCTCCCAAGGCTCGAATGGGGAAAAGCATGACATCGCAACTGGTGAGGTCACCTTCTCCGGAGATAAGCTCTTCTGGACTCAAGGCGTCTTTGAATTCCGCTACCACCATAATGGCAAGCACAACGTCATGGCTCTCTCTAGACCATTCGAGATCCGCATCCCCCGattcgaagaggaagaccaCTTCGATATGTCCCAAACAGCAGTCGAAAGGAGCATCTTGCCCGTCATCCAAAACTGTTTCGACCAGAACCCGGATGTTGCACCTGAAACTGTGGAAGAGCAATATGGCAGCCTAGTTGATCGGGATGGTAAATTCGCTAAGAGAGTGGTCTTCGCGGTTCACCAAAT GTTCGGCGTGGAATTTGCCCCTGAAGTTGTCCGCTCGGATGGAAACGTTCGCAACCTCGCCTGGAGAATCTGTAACGCAAAGAGGGTCCTG CGTTCCGCATCATTAACCTCGCCCGCCCCCGATACATAG
- a CDS encoding pepsin-like aspartic protease (COG:O;~EggNog:ENOG410PHZY;~InterPro:IPR033121,IPR021109,IPR001461,IPR034163;~MEROPS:MER0090757;~PFAM:PF00026;~SECRETED:SignalP(1-19);~go_function: GO:0004190 - aspartic-type endopeptidase activity [Evidence IEA];~go_process: GO:0006508 - proteolysis [Evidence IEA]), with amino-acid sequence MKITQSVLIALGLCYGVVSAPTSLKQPERRSFKVETARRSNTIHGPAALRKAYVKYGITTSDIGLDLDDFEPKVKTLTAVSDDTNNEVVEPDQTGAVSAASVEGDASFVSPITIGGQKLVVTFDTGSSDVWVVNTRLPKASTEGHAAYDPSKSSSFKDMKGSKFNITYGDDSYAFGGVGTDTINVGGVTVTGQSIGLPTEVAPSILSDTHSNGLVGLGFSSINTVKPKKQKSFFETVAEVLDEPVLGSSLVSDGVGQYEFGTINKSKFKGDLVNASVDASGGFWKFESPLYRVGDGEMKKHDKATSTIADTGTSLMLLEQTVVDAYYEKVHGAQYAASASGWIYPCSAELPNLSIAVGPQHLATVPGNMINFSEVGTNTTTGESVCYGGVQSNQGLDMQILGDTFLKAFYVVFDLRGPSIGVGVPA; translated from the exons ATGAAGATAACACAGTCCGTCTTGATTGCCCTTGGGCTCTGCTATGGAGTCGTCTCAGCTCCCACGTCCCTGAAGCAACCCGAGCGTCGATCATTCAAGGTCGAGACTGCCAGGCGGAGCAACACCATTCACGGCCCAGCTGCTTTACGGAAGGCCTATGTCAAGTATGGGATTACCACTTCGGACATTGGGCTCGACTTGGACGACTTCGAGCCGAAGGTCAAGACGTTGACTGCCGTCTCTGATGATACCAACAATGAGGTTGTTGAACCCGACCAAACCGGCGCCGTGAGCGCCGCATCtgttgaaggagatgcaTCCTTTGTCTCGCCCATTACAATCGGTGGCCAGAAGCTTGTTGTGACTTTTGATACGGGCTCTTCGGATGT ATGGGTGGTAAACACTCGACTTCCCAAAGCTTCCACTGAAGGGCATGCAGCCTACGATCCCTCGAAATCTAGCTCATTCAAGGACATGAAAGGATCGAAGTTCAATATCACCTACGGCGACGACTCTTACGCGTTTGGTGGCGTTGGAACTGACACAATCAATGTCGGAGGCGTTACAGTGACAGGTCAATCGATCGGTCTTCCCACCGAAGTCGCCCCCTCAATCCTCTCAGACACCCACAGCAACGGCCTAGTCGGGCTGGGATTTAGCTCAATCAATACGGTCAAaccaaagaaacaaaaatcCTTCTTCGAAACGGTTGCCGAGGTCCTGGACGAGCCCGTGCTTGGATCGTCACTTGTGAGCGACGGAGTTGGCCAGTATGAATTCGGTACCATCAACAAGTCAAAGTTCAAAGGAGATCTAGTTAATGCGAGCGTTGACGCCTCGGGAGGATTTTGGAAGTTCGAATCCCCCCTCTATCGCGTTGGGGATggtgagatgaagaagcaCGACAAGGCAACCTCGACAATTGCTGATACGGGAACCTCGCTCATGCTCCTTGAGCAAACTGTTGTAGATGCCTACTATGAGAAGGTGCACGGCGCCCAATATGCAGCCAGTGCTTCGGGCTGGATCTACCCTTGCAGCGCGGAATTGCCGAATCTTTCCATCGCCGTCGGTCCTCAGCATCTGGCCACAGTCCCTGGCAATATGATCAATTTCTCGGAGGTCGGTACCAATACGACCACCGGAGAGTCCG TGTGTTACGGAGGCGTCCAGTCCAACCAAGGTCTCGATATGCAGATCCTCGGCGATACCTTTCTGAAAGCTTTCTACGTTGTCTTTGACCTGCGTGGCCCATCAATCGGCGTCGGGGTTCCCGCCTGA
- a CDS encoding 2,3-butanediol dehydrogenase (COG:Q;~EggNog:ENOG410PFVV;~InterPro:IPR013154,IPR013149,IPR002328,IPR036291, IPR011032,IPR020843;~PFAM:PF00107,PF08240,PF16912;~go_function: GO:0008270 - zinc ion binding [Evidence IEA];~go_function: GO:0016491 - oxidoreductase activity [Evidence IEA];~go_process: GO:0055114 - oxidation-reduction process [Evidence IEA]) gives MRAVRFHGARDIRVDQIDEPVCGDDDVKIRPAFVGICGSDLHEYLAGPIVIPMKPHVLTGGQLPVTLGHEFSGTIEEVGKGVTGLKVGDRVAVRPNLSDGTCASCSYGRPNCCRSLGFIGFSSNAGGLSDHVAVPAKHAIPLPDSVPLDLGAVVEPLTVAWHAVDRSPVETAKAALVVGGGPIGLAIVQVLKARGVQTVAVAEVSDQRREYALTLGATHVFNPLTDDVVAKIRGLTGDAGADISFECSGVQAGFDTAMKAIRVRGTTTIVSLWDKSPAIDAFDVVSYEKHVIGAAICEDGDFEAVIDAIASGKLNPRPMITSKIRMEEVEEKGFKALVDEKDKHVKILIDIAA, from the exons ATGAGAGCTGTCCGGTTTCATGGAGCCCGCGACATCAGGGTCGACCAGATCGACGAGCCCGTTtgtggagatgatgatgttaAG ATCCGTCCTGCCTTTGTCGGGATCTGCGGGAGTG ATCTGCACGAATACCTCGCAGGCCCGATCGTGATCCCGATGAAACCCCACGTCCTGACAGGCGGCCAGCTGCCCGTGACCCTAGGCCACGAGTTCAGTGGTACGATCGAGGAGGTAGGGAAAGGTGTCACGGGTCTCAAGGTCGGGGATCGGGTGGCTGTTAGACCTAATCTGTCTGATGGGACTTGTGCGTCGTGCTCGTATGGCCGGCCGAACTGCTGTCGGAGTCTTGGGTTTATTGGGTTTAGTA GTAACGCGGGAGGTCTATCAGATCATGTCGCTGTTCCAGCGAAGCATGCTATCCCATTACCGGACAGCGTCCCTCTTGATCTTGGTG CGGTCGTCGAACCTCTCACAGTAGCCTGGCACGCCGTAGACCGCAGCCCAGTGGAAACAGCCAAAGCCGCACTCGTGGTCGGCGGCGGTCCCATCGGGCTCGCAATCGTGCAAGTCCTAAAAGCACGAGGCGTCCAAaccgtcgccgtcgccgaaGTCTCCGATCAGCGCCGCGAGTATGCCCTGACCCTCGGCGCGACTCACGTATTCAACCCTCTCACAGACGATGTCGTTGCCAAAATCCGCGGGTTGACGGGCGACGCAGGAGCCGATATCAGCTTTGAGTGTTCTGGCGTCCAAGCAGGGTTTGATACAGCGATGAAGGCGATCCGGGTGCGGGGGACAACGACGATCGTGTCGCTGTGGGATAAGAGTCCCGCTATTGATGCATTTGATGTTGTTTCGTATGAGAAACATGTCATTGGCGCGGCGATTTGCGAGGATGGTGATTTTGAGGCTGTTATTGATGCTATTGCGTCGG GAAAACTCAACCCCCGCCCCATGATCACCAGCAAGATCcggatggaggaggtcgaagaaAAAGGGTTCAAGGCCCTCGTggacgagaaggacaagcACGTTAAGATTTTAATCGACATTGCCGCGTGA